The Candidatus Manganitrophus noduliformans genome segment ATGAGGAAGTGATCCGGCGGCGGGTTATCTTTGAGTACGCTCAGGAGCGCTTCCCGAATCTTCCCCGATCGTTTCCTATTCGGGATCGCCAGAAGCCAGGCGTGAATGGCCCGGTCTTCTTCATAACCCGGATTCAGATAAAGCTTGAAGGAAGTTTTCCGCTCATGCCTCATCATAGTACCGGGCCCCCTTGTAGAATCCCCGGACATTGGCCTGCTGGGGATCGTCCATAAAGATCATCCTTGGGAAGGTCCGGATCAGATAGGGTTTCAGGTGGGAGCTTCCTCCCCCGGTGCAGATCATCCGGTTCAGCTTCTCCCCCTCCCATCGCTGGCGGATCCAGGAGATGATCTGATCGGCCAGACCCGCAAGATCGGATTCAAGAAGAGAGGGATTGATCGCCGTCCGCTCCCCGAACCGGCAGAGTATCCCTTCAGAGAGGGCCTCCTCGGTCGATTTGAGGTCCCAGTTGCCGCGATAGGTCGCAGAGAATTTGGAGACGGCCGCCTGGTAGATGGCGCTCATCCCCTGTTTGATGCTCCCGGAGAGCTTGTGCGCGTACTCCCCGGAGCGCATCAGAACAAAGTCGGTCGTTTTGTAACCGATATCGATGATGCCGACCGGACCCTCCATGTACTCCTCATTCAGGCCTTCCGGGGCGTAGAGCAGATCCATGAAGGCCCCGCAGGGTTGCGGGATGACGGTGAGGTTTTTGATCACAAAGGAAACGTCTTCTCCTGCTACCGAAAGATCAAACCGGCCGCGCAGGGTTTTCTCGATGACCTTCCGGTCCTCGAAATCATCCACCGGCAGCCCGGTGATGACCGAGAAAGCCTCTTCAGGAGATTCCACGAAGAGGGAGATGGCCGCAAGAAAGAGGAGTTTGAACTCCGGCGTCTCTGTTCGGACCCGGTCCAGGGTGGCATGGGCGAACCGGCCTTGATTTAAAGCGAGGTGTCCGACGAAATAAGTTTTCTCCTCCAGCGTGACCGCCAGATGATGGAGTCGATCGGATTCGTTCTGCCAGGAGGGCTTGAAACTGATCTCCACCGGCGGACTGACCACCGAAGGGAAGACGATGGCTTTTTTATCATCCATCGCCTTGGTATATCCGAAGCCGACATCCAGTCCGAGATAGTGCATGAGATGAACCTCCTTTTTGTTTTGTCCCCCCTGTTCGGGTGACAACGGGTTGATGAAAAGGGTTCTGTCACCCGTCGTTGGGTGACAGGCGCCACGGACAGCTTTCGATGGAAGCCTTGGCCAGATCGACGACCTGGAGGATGATCTCTCGCGAGACGTTGTGATAACCGGCGTGGTGCTCCATATCCACCTCCTGTCCGGATCGGATCTGGCCTCGGATCTCCAGGTAGGTGGCGGAGAACTTCTCGTGTTCTCCTCCGTTTTCGTCTGCCAGATCGCGAAGTTGCTCTAAGATTCGCCGCTCTCTGTGTCCGAACCAATCCCGCCAGGCCCTCCAGGCGGCGGAGGATGTTCTGGCCGCCGTCCGGATTTTCAGGCCGAACCTTGCCGCGGTCTTGTTTTTTCCAAACCGCGACGAGAAGAGCGCCCGGGGGGAATGCTCGAAATAGAAGGTGATGTGATCTCTTTCGTAGACATGCTCGATTTCCCGAAGGAGGGGCGGTTTACATCGGCCTATCAGCGTTTCTAATCGATCGTCGGGTGAATCGTTGAATTTGTACTTCGGGATGTAGACGCGCCGGCCTGCCAGTCCGCATCGGCGCGCTAGGTCAAAGAGTGCCTTCAGATCAGGTTTCCCCATCCCCATTTCTGTATGATTTTCCGCGACCGATTCGACACCCCTGGTGCCAGCCTTTTGAGCCATGTTCCCCCTTGAACTAATAATGCCAATCTCATCTTCAGAGGACATCCCCCCTCGTGCCACGCGTTTGCCACAGTCCGGCGGCTTCCCCTCTCCCTTGAGATCATCTTTCCTGTTTGCCGATTTTCCTCCGTGTCGATCCATCTTCGGTTCTTTCCTTTCCGGCGGATCTGGTTTTTCCTGCTCGACGCCCAGC includes the following:
- a CDS encoding ParM/StbA family protein, whose product is MHYLGLDVGFGYTKAMDDKKAIVFPSVVSPPVEISFKPSWQNESDRLHHLAVTLEEKTYFVGHLALNQGRFAHATLDRVRTETPEFKLLFLAAISLFVESPEEAFSVITGLPVDDFEDRKVIEKTLRGRFDLSVAGEDVSFVIKNLTVIPQPCGAFMDLLYAPEGLNEEYMEGPVGIIDIGYKTTDFVLMRSGEYAHKLSGSIKQGMSAIYQAAVSKFSATYRGNWDLKSTEEALSEGILCRFGERTAINPSLLESDLAGLADQIISWIRQRWEGEKLNRMICTGGGSSHLKPYLIRTFPRMIFMDDPQQANVRGFYKGARYYDEA